A genomic region of Anopheles coustani chromosome 3, idAnoCousDA_361_x.2, whole genome shotgun sequence contains the following coding sequences:
- the LOC131264214 gene encoding nucleolin: protein MSKNPTKAELKAEIQSILKDANLEETAAKKVRLQLEENLKCDLSNRKKEVDDLVMEYVNSQASSGEEEDEDDNYRGKGKTKGGRKAKKNSDYEEDEEEEEDDENDDDEDYSEEEKPKGRKSGGKRGTPAKRGPTPKKKKRTAVSEDESDGSEDDEEEGSDEDYKPQKGAKGAKGGKAGGKKRKNDSDSDSDEDWKQASPAKGKKGAGGAKKGKASGYTRPYTLSADLAALCGAESLPRHEVVKKIWAIIKERNLYDPKNKQFAICDADLQKVIGVKRFRTFGMLKYLKPHFIN, encoded by the exons ATGTCTAAGAATCCGACGAAAGCAGAGCTTAAAGCCGAAATTCAAT CAATTCTGAAGGATGCCAATTTGGAAGAGACGGCTGCCAAGAAGGTGCGACTGCAGCTGGAGGAAAACCTAAAGTGTGATCTTTCAAACCGCAAGAAGGAAGTGGACGACTTGGTGATGGAGTACGTTAACTCACAAGCTTCTTCCGGCGAGGAGGAAGATGAGGACGACAACTACCGTGGTAAGGGAAAGACGAAGGGTGGCCGTaaggcgaaaaaaaacagtgactaCGAAGAAGAcgaggaagaagaggaagatgacgaaaatgacgatgatgaggaCTATTCCGAGGAGGAAAAACCGAAGGGCCGTAAGAGTGGCGGAAAACGTGGCACCCCGGCCAAGCGTGGTCCGAcaccgaagaagaagaaacgcaCCGCTGTCAGTGAGGACGAGTCGGATGGCAGTGAGGACGATGAGGAGGAGGGCAGTGACGAGGATTACAAGCCACAGAAAGGTGCCAAGGGGGCTAAAGGCGGTAAGGCGGGTGGAAAGAAGCGTAAGAACGATTCCGATTCCGACTCGGATGAGGATTGGAAGCAAGCGTCGCCAGCCAAGGGCAAGAAAGGGGCCGGTGGAGCAAAGAAGGGCAAGGCGTCCGGGTACACCCGACCGTACACTCTGTCGGCCGATCTGGCCGCACTTTGTGGTGCGGAGTCACTGCCTCGGCACGAGGTGGTGAAGAAGATATGGGCCATCATTAAGGAGCGTAATTTGTACGAtcccaaaaacaaacagtttgcCATCTGCGATGCGGATCTGCAGAAAGTGATTGGGGTCAAACGGTTCCGTACCTTCGGTATGCTCAAATATCTTAAGCCACATTTTATAAACTAG
- the LOC131264056 gene encoding acyl-CoA-binding domain-containing protein 5: MSIEDRFNAAVNVIRGLPKNGPYQPSNDMLLRFYSYFKQATKGKCCERRPGFWDVINRAKWDAWNRLGDMPKEVAMQRYVDELKKIVETMSYTDNVANFMEYSMSDLDNVNISDLEMVAPEAIKKVRSRPNSPFASREASPGRLSPATPSPPPMMPAHTVPMVNGHVHKPTAINGYHSHSQHSQSNHTHHPVEIGVNLVTISNGASSGPSELSDDEYIDTYDDDFESETANSFRPIEAVNHARLYQNGTTSAAGGGVSLANGGVGMFQNGSNGQINAEVAAQITRTIERLNASVQQVNSRVSMIEQSMTALRDQQQQQFAKLSASADRYSSHRRAAHPAWWPFAEVSPAMVAFIILWPLVINRITSWAQRKKP, translated from the exons GACCTTATCAACCGAGCAATGATATGCTACTACGTTTCTATTCGTACTTCAAGCAGGCtacgaaaggaaaatgttgcGAGCGTAGACCCGGGTTTTGGGACGTTATTAATCG tGCCAAATGGGATGCGTGGAACCGACTGGGCGACATGCCGAAGGAGGTGGCGATGCAAAGATATGTTGACGAGTTGAAAAAG ATTGTCGAAACAATGTCCTACACTGATAATGTGGCTAACTTCATGGAGTACAGTATGAGCGACCTGGATAATGTTAATATCAGTGATCTGGAAATGGTTGCACCAGAGGCGATAAAAAAGGTGCGATCGCGACCAAACTCGCCATTTGCATCACGCGAAGCCAGTCCGGGACGTTTATCGCCAGCCACGCCGTCTCCGCCACCCATGATGCCCGCTCATACGGTTCCAATGGTCAACGGTCATGTGCATAAGCCTACAGCTATCAATGGATATCACAGTCACAGCCAACACAGCCAGTCAAATCATACGCACCATCCGGTGGAAATTGGCGTGAATTTGGTTACAATTAGTAATGGAGCCAGTTCTGGGCCATCGGAACTTAGTGATGATGAGTACATCGACACGTACGATGACGATTTCGAGAGCGAAACGGCCAACTCGTTCCGTCCTATCGAAGCTGTTAATCATGCTCGTTTGTATCAAAATGGAACGACAAGTGCAGCCGGGGGCGGTGTGTCACTGGCTAACGGTGGTGTTGGAATGTTCCAAAACGGTTCTAATGGGCAAATAAATGCAGAGGTAGCCGCGCAGATAACTCGTACAATCGAACGGCTTAATGCCAGCGTGCAACAGGTGAACAGTCGAGTCAGCATGATCGAACAATCGATGACCGCATTGCGCgatcaacagcaacagcagtttGCTAAACTTAGTGCTTCCGCCGATCGGTACTCATCACACCGCCGGGCTGCCCATCCTGCCTGGTGGCCTTTCGCTGAGGTTTCACCGGCGATGGTGGCATTTATCATACTTTGGCCCCTAGTAATTAATCGGATTACCAGTTGGGCGCAGAGAAAAAAACCATAA
- the LOC131271435 gene encoding G patch domain-containing protein 4, translated as MDFAKNILQKYGWKEGDGLGKNTDGITAPIKASLKFNTSGLGAAPAKDLTDNWWERVYNDAASNVQVQSGGNHAQGSQISVRQADAVEISTKSYSVKKLKEQAGKDGTKYGSTFLKASMLGATGGEQEVADRINMEDIEFKATQTLTDEQLFAACGGRTAHKGARHGLTLNGKLARIDEQNNKLLQKLEHEKFETVMKTNDWQVQHSRNGRKRSKKQKRNDQKWFEKASVGTGDDEVKDMVHHADYVVAKNRKKTKVLKQTDNDLANCVATMFSILPEEDGIEEEVKPPPSLDDELDQLSEKIRKLDHSSLTIKKKGRKNKKKLKRAITTGSDVNDEDDIAMKDPAAKYRKDYRPDLKRNNRLLKSLVSHEVPKEKVPAKPASLMRSGSSDGSEDEEDVVKRVNEEQDRYWRKMRANVPKINIIEPTEDDCLALAQGLKERHQNEVKRVGTHRVNVKKKKSKKKHRQVARLADSLSKKL; from the exons ATGGATTTCGCCAAGAATATTCTGCAAAAATACGGTTGGAAAGAAG GTGATGGTCTTGGCAAAAATACTGACGGAATCACTGCCCCGATCAAAGCTTCGCTGAAATTCAACACCTCAGGCTTAGGTGCCGCTCCAGCCAAAGATCTTACAGACAATTGGTGGGAGCGTGTTTATAACGATGCAGCAAGCAATGTTCAAGTTCAATCAGGAGGCAATCATGCCCAGGGAAGCCAGATTAGCGTTCGGCAGGCAGACGCAGTCGAAATATCTACAAAGAGCTATTCTGTGAAGAAGCTGAAGGAACAGGCCGGAAAAGATGGGACAAAATATGGCAGCACATTCCTTAAGGCTTCCATGTTAGGTGCAACTGGGGGAGAACAAGAGGTGGCGGATCGTATCAACATGGAAGATATTGAGTTTAAAGCAACCCAAACGCTTACGGATGAGCAGCTGTTTGCGGCCTGCGGAGGACGAACCGCGCACAA AGGGGCGCGTCATGGTTTAACGCTAAATGGAAAATTAGCACGGATTGATGAACAGAACAATAAGCTCCTGCAGAAACTGGAGCACGAAAAGTTTGAGACTGTGATGAAGACTAATGACTGGCAGGTGCAGCATTCTCGTAATGGTCGAAAAAGGTCTAAGAAACAGAAACGCAACGATCAAAAGTGGTTCGAAAAAGCCTCGGTGGGTACAGGCGATGATGAGGTGAAAGATATGGTGCACCATGCGGATTACGTTGTGGCGAAGAACCGGAAGAAAACAAAGGTGCTCAAGCAGACTGACAACGATCTGGCAAATTGTGTTGCCACAATGTTCTCAATCTTGCCCGAGGAGGATGGTATAGAAGAAGAAGTTAAGCCTCCGCCATCATTGGATGATGAGTTAGATCAGCTGAGTGAGAAAATACGCAAACTGGACCACAGTTCGCTAACAATCAAGAAAAAgggtaggaaaaacaaaaagaagctTAAGCGAGCTATAACAACCGGTAGCGATGTAAACGACGAGGATGATATAGCAATGAAAGACCCGGCGGCGAAGTACAGAAAGGACTATCGGCCCGATTTGAAGAGAAACAATCGTTTACTGAAATCTCTCGTCTCGCACGAGGTACCGAAGGAGAAGGTTCCTGCTAAACCGGCTAGTCTGATGCGCTCGGGCTCCAGTGATGGTTCGGAAGACGAGGAAGATGTGGTAAAAAGGGTCAACGAAGAGCAAGATCGGTACTGGAGAAAGATGCGAGCCAACGTGCCAAAGATTAACATAATCGAACCAACCGAGGACGATTGTCTAGCTCTTGCGCAGGGACTAAAAGAACGGCACCAGAACGAGGTCAAACGCGTTGGTACGCATCGGGTGAacgtgaagaagaagaagagtaaGAAAAAGCACCGCCAGGTGGCTCGGCTGGCGGATAGTTTATCGAAGAAATTGTAG
- the LOC131264204 gene encoding exonuclease 1: MGITGLLPFLEKASSTYHLRDLRGKCVAIDSYCWLHRGAFGCAERLARGETTDLHIQYCLKYVQLLLSYNIKPILVFDGRHLPAKAATESKRRESRENARKRGAELLRLGRTEEARSYLRRCIDITPDMALQLIQECRRWNVDCIVAPYEADAQLAFLNRADIAQYVITEDSDLVLFGCNRILFKLDLTGNCRMVDASKLHLAMGCREERFQFAKFRYMCILSGCDYLDSLPGIGLAKACRFVLKTEDPDIRRALAKIPSYLNMRQLSVSEAYKDEFLKADATFKHMVVYDPVQRRQTRLLDPDEEGTPEAYCCNAGEFLDENTAFNLALGNLDPFSLRQMDDWHPDAADEVDGEPARKRRYPSIWKKNYKALVEEKQMVRQCSSKQKTASMTTFVKRPPPNAYFEEQGTKDTICDVLQAYGIQSNEPPLKRLCYTQTAQSSILSSVAIEYEDVNALETMALLEQQPTTPKRNRNPFVMATTSGGSVTCRNSPNADLLSPTKITPENRSLLQNISPVKRIDYSQQRQGSIAATTTTSRLSRFTRANTTATTGGSNNGGQKVISRFFCTQQTKVQMASTLKSTTNAENPESYKTGTDSGALHESPTAIVKAIKSKRSQMLEATALYLQSPEAQRSNRGERTPEKGTNPHLACTDDKRSQLDRFDSGIAMGEKDRAEDDNPMEEPNSSDGLSSSQKENDGTSMFEPESECTSPRVRGSVRLALFERHHGKKIGEVNCIENDPEELAIVIDDNDDVDAIDMGQKEELTQPNPSASRKPKEPETMKSAAVGVKNVKSKASCRRPGLSTTRKQSSKGDNGGLTQSRLSMFGFQKKSSMQLGNQ; the protein is encoded by the exons ATGGGAATTACGGGATTGTTGCCGTTTCTGGAAAAGGCCAGCAGTACCTACCATTTACGTGATCTCCGTGGCAAGTGCGTGGCTATCGATAGCTACTGCTGGCTACATCGTGGCGCTTTCGGCTGTGCGGAGCGGCTTGCCAGGGGTGAAACAACCGATCTACACATTCAGTACTGCCTCAAGTACGTTCAACTTCTCCTATCGTACAACATCAAACCAATCCTGGTGTTCGATGGCCGTCATTTGCCGGCCAAAGCTGCAACGGAATCCAAACGTCGCGAAAGCAGAGAAAATGCACGTAAAAGAGGCGCAGAGTTGTTGCGTCTCGGACGTACCGAGGAAGCACGCAGTTACCTGAGGCGGTGCATTGATATTACGCCCGATATGGCGTTACAGTTAATACAGGAGTGCCGCCGGTGGAATGTCGATTGCATTGTGGCGCCGTACGAGGCAGACGCGCAGCTTGCATTTCTGAATCGCGCCGACATCGCACAATATGTCATCACAGAAGATTCCGATCTGGTGCTGTTCGGCTGCAATCGGATCCTGTTCAAGCTGGACTTGACGGGTAACTGCCGAATGGTGGACGCGTCGAAATTGCACCTAGCAATGGGTTGCCGCGAGGAACGCTTCCAGTTTGCCAAGTTTCGTTACATGTGCATTCTGTCCGGATGTGACTACCTCGACTCCTTGCCCGGAATTGGCCTAGCTAAGGCGTGCCGCTTTGTGTTGAAGACGGAAGATCCCGACATCCGGAGAGCGTTGGCAAAGATACCTTCCTACCTCAACATGCGGCAGCTTTCCGTGTCTGAAGCATATAAGGATGAATTTCTGAAGGCGGATGCTACCTTCAAACATATGGTTGTGTACGATCCAGTGCAGAGAAGACAGACGCGACTGCTGGACCCGGACGAAGAAGGTACTCCGGAGGCATACTGCTGCAATGCGGGTGAATTTTTAGACGAAAACACGGCCTTTAATCTGGCTTTAGGAAATTTGGATCCCTTTTCCCTCCGACAAATGGACGATTGGCATCCGGATGCAGCGGATGAAGTTGACGGTGAGCCGGCGAGGAAGCGTCGCTATCCAAGcatttggaagaaaaattacaaaGCTTTAGTAGAAGAGAAACAGATGGTGAGACAATGCTCTTCGAAACAAAAGACTGCCTCAATGACGACGTTTGTTAAACGGCCACCTCCAAATGCATATTTCGAAGAGCAGGGTACGAAGGACACAATATGCGATGTGCTGCAGGCATATGGCATCCAAAGCAACGAACCACCACTAAAACGGCTTTGTTATACCCAAACGGCACAGTCATCCATTTTATCTTCCGTCGCGATCGAGTACGAAGACGTGAACGCGTTGGAAACGATGGCTTTGCTCGAGCAACAACCGACAACACCCAAACGAAACCGGAACCCATTCGTAATGGCCACCACCAGTGGTGGGTCCGTTACGTGTCGCAATTCACCTAACGCCGATTTACTGTCGCCCACAAAGATTACGCCAGAAAATCGATCATTGCTGCAGAACATCAGCCCAGTGAAACGGATCGATTATTCTCAGCAACGGCAAGGCTCAATAGcggccaccaccacaaccagcCGGCTGAGTCGGTTCACCCGTGCCAACACAACGGCCACCACTGGCGGTTCCAACAACGGTGGACAGAAGGTGATAAGTAGATTTTTCTgcacacaacaaacaaaggtACAAATGGCAAGCACTCTTAAATCTACGACGAATGCGGAAAATCCAGAATCGTACAAAACCGGCACCGATAGCGGAGCACTGCATGAATCTCCGACGGCTATCGTGAAAGCGATTAAAAGTAAGCGAAGCCAAATGTTGGAAGCCACCGCACTGTACCTGCAATCGCCAGAAGCTCAACGGTCGAACCGGGGAGAACGAACACCGGAAAAGGGCACGAATCCGCACCTTGCTTGCACCGACGATAAACGGTCCCAATTGGATCGGTTTGACAGTGGCATTGCCATGGGCGAGAAGGATCGAGCGGAGGATGACAATCCTATGGAAGAACCCAACAGCAGTGACGGGTTAAGCTCTTCACAGAAGGAAAACGATGGAACCAGTATGTTTGAGCCAGAAAGCGAGTGCACAAGTCCCAGGGTTAGAGGTTCTGTACGGTTGGCATTATTTGAGCGGCATCATGGGAAGAAAATTGGTGAAGTTAACTGTATCGAGAATGATCCCgaagaactggccattgtaattgacgacaacgacgatgttGATGCTATTGATATGGGACAGAAAGAGGAATTGACGCAACCAAACCCGTCAGCGAGTCGTAAGCCCAAGGAACCGGAAACTATGAAATCGGCTGCGGTTGGCGTAAAGAACGTGAAATCAAAAGCTTCCTGCAGACGCCCGGGACTATCGACCACTCGAAAACAGTCTTCCAAAGGTGATAATGGAGGTTTAACGCAGAGTAGACTTTCAATGTTTGGCTTTCAGAAAAAG tcTTCAATGCAACTGGGAAATCAGTAG